The Geminicoccaceae bacterium SCSIO 64248 genomic interval CCGCCGTGCCAACCCGGCCAGCCTGGAATGTCCCCGGGCTGCGCCCTTCCTCGCGCGGCCCATTTTGGCCTCCGCCGGGTCCTCCGCTCGGCTGCGGCCGCTGGGCGGTGGCGCGTCGTCCTGCGTGGCCGTGTCGGGACGCGTCATTCGCAGGGCGGTCCTGCGAGCCGCAAGACAGGAGACGGACCATGGCGATCAATCTCGGCACCTTCCAGCTTTTCGACGACGGCGTGCTGGCCGGCAAGCTCACCACGCTGTCCTTGACCGTCGAGGTGACAGTGCGTCCGGTGGAGCGCACGAGCGCGAAGGCGCCGGACCATCGGGTGTACACGGGCCGCGGCGTGGAGATCGGCGCGGGCTGGAGCCAGGAGGCGAAGAGCAGCGGCAAGCGCGTCATCAGCGTCACGATCGGCGCGCCGGAGTTCGGCGAGCGCTGGCTGCGCGGCCGCATCGTCCAGCTCGAGACGGCGGGTGAGGACGGCACGTCGCACCTGTTGCTCTGGGACCCGCGCGAGAGCTGAGCGGCGGCGCCTGTGGCGGCGGCCCGGCTTGTCCCCGCTTTCCAGGGCGGAAAGGCCGTGCCTTGCACGGGCACCGCCCGAAGCGCAGCAGAGCGGGCCGGAGGGCCACGCCGCCTCACCCCAAGGCGTAGCGCTGGCCCGGAGGCCTGTGGTAAGCGGGGAGCAAGGCGGTCGGGGATCTGTCGTTCCGACCTGTCTGTCAGCGATCTCGCTCAAGCCCCGCCCGACACTCTTCCCCCGGCGGGGTTTCTCTTTCGGTGAACGCGACCCATTTCAGGTAGGACTCCCCCCCGGAGTTCCTGCCGGAATGCGTTCCGCCAGGTCGAGGCAGCGTGTCAGCGTTGTCGGAGCCCCGCCGGTGCCACGCCGCCGGCGGGGCTTCTCTATTGGCTTCTTCAACCCAGATAAGCCGGGTCCTGTCGCGTGCGCTTTTGGCGAATGTCGCCGCGACAGGGAGGTGAAGCCGTGTGTGCGCGGCAGGACCCCACCGACGCGAAGGCGTTGGTGGGGTCTTTCCCCTAGGCACAAAGGCCCTATGTCCGAATCGTGCCTGCCGCGTGCATGTCGGCAGGTGGTCGTCGGATCGCCGACGGAGCCCCGCCGGAGTTGGTCAGTCGCCGGCGGGGCTCACCCCCACCTCTCTCAGATCCTCGAGCGGTGCGGTCGGCCATTCGGTCGGAGCATTCTCTTTGCCTGACGCTTCCGTACAGCGTGCGGGGCATGGCGCGGCGCGCACGGCTATCGGACCAAGGCGGGGCTGAGATGCGAGAGAGGCGAGCCATTTCGGCTAAGCGGCGGCGGGTTCGCGACCAACGGTATGCCGTTTTCGTTTTACGAGGAGGCTCGTGCGCCGGCCCGCTCGCGGCCGCGGGGCTGCGGTTGTGCAACCAGACCTTAGCCTTGAAGTAATGCAAAAAAGCATTACAATTGAGCTGATTTAGGAGGGTGGACCATGACGACGTTGAGCGTGACGGCACGTGGCCAGGTGACTTTCAGGAAGGATGTGCTGAAACACCTTGGCATCCGGCCAGGCGGCAAGATCAGGCTCGATCTGTTGCCTGACGGGCGGGCGGAGTTGAGGGCTGATGAACCGGATGGCTCCTGGGACGATTTGCGGAATTTCTTTGCCGGAAAGACGAATGGCGCACGGCTGTCGATTGAGGAAATCAACGACGCGATTGCCGAAGCGGGCGCGGCAGCGGGTATGGCGGGCATGGGCAAGGAATGAAGATCACCGCGGACACAAATGTGCTGCTACGCCTCGTCGTCCCCGGTGACGCAGACCAGCAAAAGCTTGCGTTCGAAGCGCTTAAAGCTGCCGATTCAGTGGCAATCAGCGTCCATTCGCTCTGCGAACTGGCATGGGTAATGGAGCGTAGCTACAACGTGGCTCGATCCGAGATCGCAGCCGCGATCCGCCTTTTCATGAACACGCGCAATGCCGTCCTGAATCGTCCTGCGGTCGAAGCGGGCCTAGCCGTCCTCGACGCCGGCGGCGACTTTGCTGATGGGATAATCGCTTTTGACGGCCAGTGGCTCGGTGGCGAGACCTTCGTGTCATTCGACAAAAAGGCGGTGAAACTTCTGAAAGGGCAGGGGACCACCACCCTGCTACTGTCGTAAAAGGCGAGGGTCTACGGCGCAGGGGGTAAGCGCATATTGCCGGCTTGATAGGCCGAAGCGGCCGCCACAAGGGGCCTGAGCGGGCTCTATTGCAAGAGCTGGCGCTGATGCCACTCCTGCTCGTGCTGGTCGTACTGCTGCTGATCGCGCTTGGCCTAGACGGACTGGCCGTGCTTGCGATCTCTCAGCGTACGTCGGCGGGATGATTGCGCATCCCGTCGACTGACCATGACTGGCTCTGACACCACAGACCGTTTTGTTCCACGATCACGGACCGGCTGAGCGGTGGTCATCCTTGTGCCCTGGACATCTTTTACGGCTCGACGCGGCCATATCGTGGCAATCGTGCCCGTCACGGGGCGCTGGGCTCCGCATTGCGGGGTCGGCGGGGACGCTTGGCGGGCGGCGGGGAGGCGGGCTTAGGATCCGGTGTCTGCCCGCCCCGGCCCAGACCAAGCGCCTTGGCCATTTTGGACCGCGCCTGCGAATAGGCGGGGGCCACCATCGGGTAGTCGGCCGGCAGGCCCCATTTTTCGCGGTACTCACCAGGCGACAAGCCATAGCGGGACTGCAGGTGTCGCTTGAGCGTTTTCAGCTTCTTGCCGTCCTCGAGGCAGATCAAATAGTCGGGCATGACCGAGCGTCGGATCGGCACCGCTGGCTTCGGGCGGTTTGGCTCGACCGCTGGCGCCGCTCGTCCCAGTGCGCTGATGGCGCGATGGACGGTGGCGAGCAAGGGGGTGAGCTCGTCCCGATGAACCGCGTTGTTGCCGACATAGGCGGCGACGATCCGCGCGGTTACATCCAAACGCAAGACCGCCTCGTCCGAGGCGGTATCGGCGGCCGGCAGCGTTGCCAT includes:
- a CDS encoding DUF736 domain-containing protein, whose translation is MAINLGTFQLFDDGVLAGKLTTLSLTVEVTVRPVERTSAKAPDHRVYTGRGVEIGAGWSQEAKSSGKRVISVTIGAPEFGERWLRGRIVQLETAGEDGTSHLLLWDPRES
- a CDS encoding AbrB/MazE/SpoVT family DNA-binding domain-containing protein gives rise to the protein MTTLSVTARGQVTFRKDVLKHLGIRPGGKIRLDLLPDGRAELRADEPDGSWDDLRNFFAGKTNGARLSIEEINDAIAEAGAAAGMAGMGKE
- a CDS encoding type II toxin-antitoxin system VapC family toxin, whose product is MKITADTNVLLRLVVPGDADQQKLAFEALKAADSVAISVHSLCELAWVMERSYNVARSEIAAAIRLFMNTRNAVLNRPAVEAGLAVLDAGGDFADGIIAFDGQWLGGETFVSFDKKAVKLLKGQGTTTLLLS
- a CDS encoding MucR family transcriptional regulator; amino-acid sequence: MLEQKHDNSYVSSTVGSTLEFFMMATLPAADTASDEAVLRLDVTARIVAAYVGNNAVHRDELTPLLATVHRAISALGRAAPAVEPNRPKPAVPIRRSVMPDYLICLEDGKKLKTLKRHLQSRYGLSPGEYREKWGLPADYPMVAPAYSQARSKMAKALGLGRGGQTPDPKPASPPPAKRPRRPRNAEPSAP